Genomic window (Macrobrachium rosenbergii isolate ZJJX-2024 chromosome 48, ASM4041242v1, whole genome shotgun sequence):
cgtaatttatgcgagaattactaattttttcaacaaaatctgtattattctttatatgcgattgggatatgtttccgacaataggcgtgagaatccgaaccaaccatttagacagtttatatgaaacgctaccaacagaactgattattgggcggacaggattaccaaacttgtgtgttttaataagaccatacatatacggtaagTTGCACACTGCGAAGAAAACTGATTAgagcatcatttccttttaagacactttttaatttcttattaaagttactaTTAACAGTCGCTAGGATTTTTCGTAGTTCTGAGTAAGTTACATTATCTGACAAAAGATTACacatttttctaacataatcATCTTTATCCATTATCACCAGAACCTGGGATTTATCAGCCTTCGTAATATGCaggtcattatcatttttcaagtCACTGTAACACTTGATGAAACGTCTAGGAACACTAGTTGGTATTGGTTTCGACAGGGCACCGTAAACAATACCTTTGCAAATACTAAGCTCATCACTAGACAGACTACAATTCCTTTCCAGATAATTAAAGGAGTTGGCAACATCTACGTagtcaacattttctttagaaaacgaaaagCTTAATCCGTAACCTAGAGCACTTGAGACATCTTCCTCCAGTAACGGTCTACTTGACAAGTTTATCACAAAATCGGGGTTAGCATGATTATTCCAGTCACTGTTTTCGATCAAACCCTTCAGCTTTCTTTCTAGTCTGTTACTTACTCTGCGGCATGTAGTTCTCAGCTTCCTATAACAATAATTCATAAGCGGATGTTTCCAATCTACAGGAATGAGCATATGAAAACTGCGTCGTTTTTCACTCAAATTATAAAAAGCATCTTGAACATCTGTTTTcgccatttcaatatatttctgcaaGATTAAGCGTTGGTAGTCATCAAAAGGTCGGTCAGCCAATTTAAGCAATCTTCGTGGAATGAACGATTTTGGCACTACTTGTTCCAATAAGCAGTTCCTCAGGAATCTGTAACGAAGCTTCAGCTTGTGGGCCCTGATCAATGTAGAGCAGAAAGTCGTCACGATAGCCACCAAAGCAGGATAGTATACAGCATAAGTTGTAGAGTTCACGCGTGGCTtccatatcagcaataagtcaccaaactgcacgtgacaaatatatacgtagacgaccacatgaaaggtgaaaattaaagaccaggtaccaagcgctttcgtgtattgcgtacacttcttggggtacaaagtaaaataaataaagattgacataaacaagaaaacttcacaaaacaaagatcaaagccactaacaagctaaacatcattactgaatgcaatcactagtttgaagtcaaattgtcacataccaaacaaaaaatactttaaaaatacttaagaactgaaactacagttagaacaggctattgctaaaaggtaacattgtacttccctacaattttatgaacaaggtaactatctaatttaaaaagaccgaactaatattcataagttgattgttaaaatgcttaataaaggcagattcaattatatttctcttaacaatgtggttacaaaaaattatctcagatgaatttttccagtccatacaatggttaaaatcattcataattacaaataaagcactagtcaattggcctgttcgaactgcgtaacgatgctgttttagacgataatctagttctttaccagtttgaccaaggtatttattactacatccagcacaaggaatcgtgtaaatacagccattaatttgttttggggagttacgaacaatgatattctgaagtgtccctgaattcttgtaaacaacagttatcttgaaaattttcagtaatttttaatgaaacaaagatttacgttatatggaagtgtcaaaatattttctctcaccaaaggctccctattgttattggaataaaaatgtttctagctttctgtaaagatttgtcgattaaaaactttgggtattttaacataattcctacgtcgtaaattttacaaaattcagagtctaagaattccgggctgcatatccttaatgcccttaaaaacatgctacaaaaaactgagagttttacattaacgtggtgatctgaataatagtggacataagaacaggcgttggtaggtttcctgtaaacatcaaacacaaaaagttctatcccttctatgaaccaaaacatctaaaaacggtaatgaacaattattttcctcttcaacggtgaatttaatagaaggtaccaaatgatttaccttgtccaaaaaactgttcaaattttcgcacatgggccaaacatagaatatgtcatcaacgtatcgaaaccaaagaaccccttaggcaaaatagcaggcaatatttttacttcaaaaactcCATTTATAGGTTGCTAAGAACTGGGGAAAGGGATTTccatagccatcccaaacttttgaaggtaatgatttccgttaaaaacaaacttgcaatccttaacacataattttatcaattctaaaattttgtccagaagctaaaggtaaatcatgccttgttactttgtaccccgaagaagtgtaagcaatacacgaaagcgcttggtacctggtctttaattttcacctttcatggggtcgtatatatatatatatatatatatatatatatatatatatatatatatatatatatatatatatattatatataatatacaatatatatttacacacacacacacacacacatatatatatatatatatatatatatatatatatatatatatatatatatatatatactatatatataatatacaaatatatatatatgaaggaatttaATCATTCATGTACGTGCGCTCAGACATCGCATATAAtgtaaaaagcacaaaaataaattccagtgtatgtgtatgtgtatattatcattttttatacagTTAGGATGTATTGTCCATTTGTAGGATACATACATGTATCCATACTACCATTTTACCccctacatacataaatatatatacatattataatatataagtgGAGGTAAAATGGTAGTATGGATACATGTTTGTATCCTGCAAATGGGCAGTACATCCTAACggaatcaaaaatgaaaatatacacacacatacactggaTTTTACTTTTATGCTTTTCACATTATATGTGAAGCCTGAGCGCACGTACATGAATGATTAAATTCCTTCATATGACTTCAAATCGTCTttgctgttgatatatatatatatatatatatatatatatatatatatatatatatatatatatatatatatatatatatatatatatatatatatatatatatatatatattgtaacttcatgattgtatataaatcactgtgataaaaaagtcatatatatatatatatatatatatatatatatatatatatatatatatatatatatatatatatatatatatatatatatatatatatatatatatatatatatagctatatatactctagagctagagagagagagagagagagagagagagagagagagagagagagcatcctgaTAAATCAAGAGCTCAGCATCTTTAGCAGAATGAGAAGACTCTTTCAAGGAAATCAATAGGCTCACCTAAGACTTACAACCTCAACTGGGGGAGGGTGGGAATAGAGGGATATGAAACAGGCGTTTGtctgggtgggtgggggagggagctATAGATGTCTCCTTTCATAACAACAAAAGAGAGGCAAAATGAAACTTGATAATTCTCGGTGTCCCTTCCAGCCATCACATTCTAATAAGGGCAATTTTGTAATGCAATACTCGTACACATCATTACCCGTTTTTAAGAGGCCTTTAACTGCACTGCGTAAACGAATAATCATAAACATACATAGATTTGTATGAAGTTTCCGGCCATTTGGGGTGGCCCGAGAGAAGAAACAAGGCAATAGCCACTACCACATTCATCCTTATACAAATTAAGGATGAACCTCCCATGCAGAAAACCAATGCATTAGCTGAACCTCCcacctatacagaaaactcaccTACAGTGTGTTGAACCTACTGCTACGTCCTTCGCCTCTGCCTTGCACCCacccaagatctagagaaactAGATCTTGcacccacccactctctctcgtATCTGGTATCTGGTCCATTGCATGTTTCCAGCACTGTCTAGTCCAACCTATTCCTATCTGTAGAGTTCCAACACCTCATCCATTGCATGTTTCCAGCACTGTCTatgtgaaagggaagaaaatatgtGTTAAAGTGGTCTAAAGTTATTGAAGATTTTAAATAACCCTATTCCTATCTGGTAGAGCTGAATTAGATGGCTGAATAAATCTCGATAAGAATAGGAGCcattttaaaatcttcaataaCTTTAGACcacttcactatatatatatatattattatatatatatatacagctatctATCCTTTTTTCAATTAACACAtacattactttatattttctgaggttcgaaccagcgaaggacaggaactgtagcctgagttcctgtccttcgctggtttgaagcttattatcaactaaaaaattcaaaCTTAAACAACGTATATGAAAAAATACGAGGTAGAGCAGATTCTCTGCTTTTtctaacatatttatatatataatatatttgtatatatatatatatatatatatatatatatatatatatatatatatatatatatatatatatatatatatataatagaatgatatatatacatatttatatataataatatatatgtatgtatatatatatatatatatatatatattatatatatatatatattatatatataaactatcatatatcatatatatatatatatatatatatatatatatatatatatatatatatatatatatatatatatatatatatatatatatatatatatatatatatatatatatatatatatatatatatatatatatatatatatatatatatataatatatatatatcataaatatatataatatatatatatatatatatatatatatatattataatatatatatatatgcatatatattatatatataaatatgtatatatatcatcctattatatatatatatatatatatatatatatatatatatataatatataataatatatttatataatcagtgcttctaaacgtcctttaatacgttacctcaaataatatattttttacgtttgttgaaaagctcataggtcacacgtattttatgaattacaatacacagtggatgtttgattaataagtgtggctaaaggcattgtggagaaccttgagaggatgattagctggtgtctggcgtgtttcctaattagtaaaacaGTATACGTGTAAAATGTTTTAAGTATTCTTGAGATGTGAGAACATCCATACCTtgcaacaagactttgtgagttcgtTTGCCataaatgtccaggttctggtaaATTAGTTCGTAGGTGTGTTATTTTCTGGGCAGAGTACCAGGGTGTGAAaggattagttatcacacaaatggtcattcgaagaccaacactgaatattattagaagtctccagtgaagactctgtggtttgagacctgtcgattaagactgtgaacattgctgtttggaggtactAAACAGTTTAggtttcccaaactgtagattgttcttttcatttaacatatatctagcttgtgtcaagcatttattacattgtgtgtactatATAAGAAATATGGGAGGAATTcccttatctttgtttttatgcatttgtttaacaagggttttatctgacttcttcagatttttctctgagaaaggttaaagatgtactcactgGGAATATACTGGAATTTAACTTATTTTGACCTACTGAggggaaaagttttaaaaagaacaatcagttgaatatgatggactttaatatgtttgaCCGGTTGGAGTACATtagaattccattttatttcatatcctgctttttgcaatccagttatgttagatttttatcCAATAAGTTATTTTGGTTAacgcttgttttgctgtagacctgaaagagagagagagagagagagagagagagagagagagagagagagagagaatgcgtgtgtgtatgtacaaatgtacgttaccagtagcctttttgatgcagtcattatcaagctaccaatagatgggacttatCAACTTTGTAGTAAAAGGTGAGCAATAAAATTTCCTCTTgactgtgtaacatatatatcttatgtatatatgtatatatatacatacatacattaatacgcATAAAATTATCTCATtaacacgtgatttgtttatcacacatcaccacagctGTAAAAATATGAGAATGGGTGTAGTTCCTGACTGGTTATgacggtcaggacctacaaccaATCTCTATTTTCTCACTTGTGGTGATgtgtgacatacatacatacatacatacatacatacatacatacatacatacatacacacacagacacacacacacatttatccaggtataactgtggtggctgtctcatttatccaggtgttcctgtgctgtcccttttatccaggtggtattaatGCGGAGTcggtcccatttatccaggtattactgtactgtctgtcccatttatccaaaaattactgtcccttttatccaggtggtattacagtggtgaccgtcccatttatccagggattactgcactgtctgtctctcttatcctctccaaaggcctttttttatctttaatttccactccatcacgactttcctctgtttcttctgtatagtagtatcatcatcttgtgctatttgcTTTAACATTTCAATTGAgttggataaaatgttacccataaCCTTTGTGCTTGTTGCCTGATTCTTTACCATTCTATTTTTCTGCTGTAAAACATTATTTCCTTCGTGAGATTTATTTGGCTGCggtttgttacttctatctgtatgtacagtatttctgaTTCATTATTAGCTCTTGTTGTCaaggcatatgtaagtttcttagcaggttcttgactttcaattctaatttatcctctctaatagacatccctgttctttcttgtagcattttcaattccgtattgcACATGTAATActtgcattctttggatcttgcatgaagattctgcccacagtttatacattttggttcgctATAATtacattgtgtggcatgttcttcagatccacaatacgcacatacaggttcgtttcgacaatatttttttgcatgcccatatttactacagttttgactgtagtggctttgggacatacggccttatttctctgttttgacctgaaacttttatttttggggtagatcttgaccctcatattttattttcgtgatttttaacattttcttattttctgttttctcggTATATTacatacctcacaatcttggactctgggatatctttttttaagagagtccaagagaatattcttttcgattggttcgtcactgttctcaggaagcgcaatggtaccctgaatgctgttcttagtgtcatgtttttttaatttttacttttatattatctattgttgttatagacatatagtcctcagactgactctttgttgtggcttctataagccacgtattttctcttatctgtctaaacgacatttctgtcgttgaatgtctgtttaataggtagttttctaacttttgggctgaaattttccgttctgtttctaaggttagaataGAAaacttgaccaacttccactcccaaagagggagccgaagtgagtcaaggttgggtcaggacgatatttacttcttttgggtttgttttgtactggagcgtgaggttccagtgtaatttcattagtatttttttctgttttttttcaggGAGAGGTTATCAGAAGAGGTTCCAGCGGTTGCCagctgtgccgagtcgctaccatcaaagggcccagggatacttaaatctttaacactactTAGCATAAAGATCAAGgtagagtatatataaaaaataaataaataaaaataaataaataaacctgaaaaccttaaaaagatatcatcagcctttcatggagtttattcttccaccaatggcacaagtgagaactgactcccaaatgtccgccccctaccctaccccgtaggggatggcacaacgtgattagagtggcccaagtgtaaaccaaacccgcttgctaggactgagagtatttcaaggaTACGATcgtccccatcctaatcatatcatgggtaaaccggatagaatgctgagagtcctatccctagaaccagacccccctggaatccgtggtccagccctaatgaATAGTTCTGCATTTGAGacatcaatctgatatctctcaggtctgaacattactGGGTAGCTgctggtcctaccacagttcccactatttagcttcgaatataaacccaatcccagctgtGATATCTTTCCCTATTTATCaggtaaaataaattttagtaaaagtggaaaattccacaaatttaacccaaaattatttataatctataatggtatatgggactcttgggcTTAAACCTGGTAACAggttcctggggttcaagagatCCCTCACCAAGTCAAAGTGGTCCCATATCGAGGGGGAGGTCCTCCTTGACAATAACAGAGATTGTAGATAATTTCTCCCTTAATTCTAAGACATATGAATACACATTATCCTTACAGTCTTCTTTCTTGTTAGTAATCAACTCCTGTATAGATTTATTAATGGACCGGGGACCTGTCTGCTGTACAAAATCTCAAAAGGAAGAAAACCAGTAGAATCACAGGGTATTTCTTGCATTACTAATAATGCTGCTGGTATACTGTATACCTTGACCATTCTGAGGGCTGTGATTCTGAAAGTTTCTTCAATATACTCTTGAGGATTAGATGCTGCCTCTCAATTTCGTCGTTGGAAGCAGGGTGATAGGGTgtagaaaaaactggtttaacACCAAACAACTTATGTACCTGTTGCACTGGTTCAGATTTAAATTGACTTCCTTGACCTGAAACTAATCCTCTTGGTATCCCTAACCtggaaaaaatagtaattaaaccTTCAGCAACTGCAACCGATGAAATTTCTTTCAATGGAACAACATCGGGATAATTTGAAGCATTATCAAGTAATGTGAGAATATAACTAAAGCCATGTGTAGCCGGGGTGAAAGGTCCTACCAAATCAGTAGTTACTTTTGAAAAATGGGTCGTTATTATTGGCAATTTTTGCAGTGGTGCTCTAGTAATCTTCCCAGCATGCGTCGTTTTCTGGCACACATTACAAGAACGACAATACCTAAGTATGTCAGAAGTCATTCCTTTCCACCAGAATACCTCCTTAATTCTATCAAAATCTTCCTGTGTGAAAAATGACCTGCAATAGGAACATCGTGTGAAAGTTTCAAAACAAGAGGAACAAATTTAGAGAGTAGAGCCAATTGTTTCTTATGCATAAGGTTAGTTGTGTGACAATTAGTTATAAACCTGTATATCAGATTATTTTCAAGGAcaaatttatatttcaactcATTATTCCCAGATATAATCCTGCCACTATTACAATTATTACGTATTTCCTCGAGATCTTGACAgttttgctgctgctgttggaaAGAATCATGAGAAACATCGAGATTAAAATGATCAGGTAAATTCAGTGGATGAATTTTGTCTCTAACTTGTTTTCTGGTAATTGCCCTGACTTTGACAGAACcctgacaaaaatatgaaaaatcactaGAAACTCCTTTAATATTCCCAAGAACTGCACAAGGGGCTCTAACAGCATCGGCCCAACCACTGAACCAATCACCTTTCAGGTATACATTGACTACTGGAAATTTATCTTCTCTACCAAAATGTCAATAACTGAAACAAGTTTACAATTCTCTGAATCAAGAGCAGGCACAATATCTTCTGAAACAACAACACCTGCACACCCAGTGTCTCGCAGGATAGTGCTAACCCAAACACCATTTACTGTACCTGAAATCATGGGACCTGAAACCTGATTATTGCCGCCGAGTGCCGTTTTGACCTCCATACTATCAGTCTGTTTTTTAAATTTAGCTTTCTCAGGACACTTTGAAGAAACATGCCCAATGTTACCACAAGAACAGCAAGTTCCCTTTTTATTAACAGCAGCAGTACGAGAAAAGGACTAGCCACCCTTGTTCCTGACTTGACTGTCATCATGCTAATGCTCCTGCTTACTTTTGGACATCTTGCGTTCTTCCCTAGGGTATGATTTATGTGGAGATGCATAAATGTCTGCAAGTCGAACCATTTCTTCATAGTTAATTGGATTCCTTTCCTTAACAAAAAGTCTAGTGTCCTCAGGGAGAGTAGCTAGAAATTGATCTTTTACCATTGCATCTCTTATGCTTTCATATTTAACTGGATTCCTTCCCTGAACAAAAAGTCTAATGTCCTCAGGGAGAGTAGCTAGAAACTGATCTTTTATCATTGCTTCTCTTATGCTTTCATAGTTAACTGGATTCCTTTCCTTAACAAAAAGTCTAATGTCCTCAGGAAGAGTGGCTAGAAATTGATCTTTTACCATTGCTTCTCTTGTGCTTTCATAGTTAACTGGATTCCTTTCCTTAACAAAAAGTCTAATGTCCTCAGGAAGAGTAGCTAGAAATTGATCTTTTACCATTGCTTCTCTTATGCTTTCATAGTTAACTGGATTCCTTTCCTTAACAAAAAGTCTAATGTCCTCAGGAAGAGTAGCTAGAAATTGATCTTTTACCATTGCTTCTCTTGTGCTTTCATAGTTAACTGGATTCCTTTCCTT
Coding sequences:
- the LOC136831016 gene encoding uncharacterized protein, translating into MAKTDVQDAFYNLSEKRRSFHMLIPVDWKHPLMNYCYRKLRTTCRRVSNRLERKLKGLIENSDWNNHANPDFVINLSSRPLLEEDVSSALGYGLSFSFSKENVDYVDVANSFNYLERNCSLSSDELSICKGIVYGALSKPIPTSVPRRFIKCYSDLKNDNDLHITKADKSQVLVIMDKDDYVRKMCNLLSDNVTYSELRKILATVNSNFNKKLKSVLKGNDALISFLRSVQLTVYVWSY